CAGGGCAAGTGACCGCCCCGGCCGACGTCGACTGGGAGGCGCTGCGGGCCGAGGCGCGGGAGGCCATGTCCCACGCCTACGCCCCCTACTCGGGCTACCCGGTCGGCGTGGCCGCCCTGGTCGACGACGGGCGCACGGTCACCGGCTGCAACGTGGAGAACGCCTCCTACGGGCTGGGCCTGTGCGCCGAGTGCGGGCTGGTCTCGCAGCTCCAGCGCACGGGCGGCGGCCGCCTCACGCACTTCACCTGCGTGGACGGCGAGGGCGCGCTGCTCGTCCCGTGCGGCCGCTGCCGCCAGCTCCTGTACGAGTTCGGCGGGCCCGAGCTGCTGCTCGACACCCCGGCGGGCGTCCTCGCGCTCTCCGAGATGCTGCCCCAGGCCTTCGGCCCGGGCCATCTCACCAAGTAACTCCCGTACGGCCCCCCTGACCTGTTCAGGGGGGCCGTGCACTTCGCACCTCCCGGAAGGAAAGTCATGGCCATGGACGCCATCTCCGTCATCCGCAGCAAGCGGGACCGCGGTGAGCTGACCGACGAGCAGATCGACTGGGTCATCGACGCGTACACCCGCGGCGAGGTCGCCGACTACCAGATGGCCGCGCTCAACATGGCGATCCTGCTCAACGGCATGAACCGCCGCGAGATCTCCCGCTGGACCGCGGCCATGATCGCCTCCGGCGAGCGCATGGACTTCTCCTCGCTCTCCCGCCCCACGGCGGACAAGCACTCCACCGGCGGCGTCGGCGACAAGATCACCCTCCCGCTCGCCCCGCTCGTCGCGGCCTGCGGCGCGGCCGTCCCGCAGCTCTCGGGCCGCGGCCTCGGCCACACCGGCGGCACCCTGGACAAGCTGGAGTCCATCCCCGGCTGGCGGGCCCTGCTCTCCAACGAGGAGATGCTGCACGTCCTGGACACCACGGGCGCGGTGATCTGCGCCGCGGGCGACGGCCTCGCCCCGGCCGACAAGAAGCTGTACGCCCTGCGCGACGTCACCGGCACGGTCGAGGCGATCCCGCTGATCGCCTCCTCGATCATGTCGAAGAAGATCGCCGAGGGCACCGGCTCGCTGGTCCTGGACGTGAAGGTCGGCAGCGGCGCCTTCATGAAGACGATCGAGGACGCGCGGGAGCTCGCCGCGACGATGGTCGGCCTCGGCACCGACCACGGCGTGAAGACGGTCGCGCTCCTCACGGACATGGCCACCCCCCTCGGCCTGACCGCGGGCAACGCCCTCGAGGTCCGCGAGTCGGTCGAGGTCCTGGCCGGCGGCGGTCCCGCGGACGTCGTGGAGCTGACGGTCGCGCTGGCCCGCGAGATGCTGGACGCGGCCGGGGTCAAGGACGCCGACCCGGCGAAGGCGCTGGCCGACGGCTCCGCGATGGACGTCTGGCGGCGGATGATCGCCGCCCAGGGCGGCGACCCGGACGCCGAGCTGCCCACGTCGAAGGAGCAGCACGTCGTCAAGGCGCCGTCCTCCGGTGTGCTGACCCGCCTGGACGCCTACGACATCGGCGTCGCCGCCTGGCGCCTCGGCGCGGGCCGGGCCCGCAAGGAGGACCCGGTGCAGGCCGGCGCGGGCGTCGAGATGCACGCCAAGCCGGGCGACACGGTGACCGCGGGCCAGCCCCTGCTGACCCTGCACACCGACACCCCGGAGCGCTTCGACTACGCCCTCCAGGCGGTCGAGGGCTCCTACGACATCGCGGCCCCGGGCACCGACTTCACGGCGTCGCCGGTCGTGCTGGAACGTATCGCCTGATCAGGGGTTTTCCCGTTCGGGTGAAGGGGATCGGTGGACCTGCACCGGTCCCCTTCGGCATGCTGGGATCGGTGACGCACCGATTGGAGACCGCCGTGAGCGCACTCACCGTCAGCCAGGACCCCGACCAGAACTGGGACGACCTCGTCCGGTACTGGGAGGAGATGGAGTGGCCCGAGGGCAGCAAGGTGGAGATCATCGAGGGGATCATCACCGTGTCACCTGCTCCCGCGTTCCGCCACAACGTGATCGCGGCACGCATTCAGCGTCGCCTCTACTCAGTGATCCCCGAGGACTGGGAGATCTTCCAGACTTTGGCGATCGCCGTGCCCTCCCGCCTCGGCATGCTCATCCCGGACTTGGTGGTGACTCCGGTGCCGGAGCGCCTCGGGGCGGAGTCGCACATTCCGGCCGCCCTCGCCGAACTCGTCGTCGAGGTGACATCCAGGTCCAACGCTGGGCACGACCGCGTCAGCAAGCCCGCCGCCTACGCGACCGCGGGCATTCCGCTCTACCTCCTCGTCGACCCCTGGGCGCCCGGCGGTCCCACGGCGACGCTGTACGGGGAGCCCAAGGGCGAGGTCTACCGGACTCTGAGCGCCGTGAAGTTCGGCGATCCCGTCAAGTTGCCGGAGCCGTTCGACCTCACGATCGACACGGGCGAGTTCCCCGTCGACTGACCCTCACCCCAGCACCGCCGCCACCCCCACCAGCACCGGTACCGACACCACCGTCGACAGCAGGATCGACTCCCGCGCCAGGGACTCGGCCACCCGGTAGCGGCTGGCGTAGGTGAACAGGTTCTGGGCGGCCGGGAGGGCCGAGGTGACCACCACGTCCAGCAGGGTGGCGCCGTGCAGGGCGAAGACGCCCTCCGCCAGCAGCCACGCCACCAGCGGCTGGCCCACCGACTTCAGCGCCACGGACAGCAGGACCGGGCGGCGGTCCCGGCCCCGGCCGGGGAGCGCGTTGCCGTGCAGGGACATGCCGAAGGCCAGCAGGGCCGCCGGGACGGACATGTTGCCGATCAGTGTCAGCGGGCTCATCAGGGGGCCCGGCAGCCGCCACCCCGCCGCCGAGACCAGGACCCCGGACAGCGAGCCCACCGCGATCGGATTGCGCAGCGGGGTCAGCAGGCGCCGCCACACCGTGCCCTTGCGGCCCGTGCCGGACAGGTCGAGGACGGTGAGGGCGACCGGGGTGACCAGGACGACCTGGAAGAGCAGGACCGGGGCCACCAGCGACGCGTCGCCCAGGACGTACGCCGCGATCGGGATGCCCAGGTTGCCGGAGTTCACGTAGCCCGAGCACAGGGCGCCGACGGTGGTGCGGCCCACGCCCCAGCGCCCGAGCGCGCCGACCGCCGCGAACAGCCCGCAGACCACCGCCGTGCTCAGGGCCGTGACGAGCAGCCGCGCCGAGAAGAGGACCGACAGATCGGCCTTCGCCAGCGTGGTGAACAGCAGTGCCGGACCCGCCACCGTGAACGCCAGCCCGGTCAGCACCGCGGCGCCCTGGTCGCCGAGCGTCCCGCGCCGCCCGAGCACATAGCCCACCCCGATGACGACCGCGATCACCGCGAACCCGCTCAGCACCCCCTGCACGGGGCACCACCCTCGGGCGCGGGGGACCACCGGGTCAATGTGATCTTCGTCGGCCGCCCGTGACCCACGGCTCGCGATGAGTTACGGCCCGCCCGCCGGTCTACCGCACGTGGATGCCAAGACACCCCCCGTGCTCATGCTCGCCGGCCCGGTCACCCGCGTGGAGGTGCCGGGCTGGTGCGACGAGGTGCGGTCGCTGCTGTGCGGGACCGGCGCGCGGGTCGTCGTGTGCGACACCGGCGGGCTCGGGCCGCCGGGCCTCGGCGCCGTCGACCTGCTGGCCCGGCTGGAGCTGGCCGCCCGCCGGGCCGGCGGGCGGATACGACTGCGCGATCCCGACCCGGCGCTACTCGGCCTGCTGGACCTCGTCGGGCTCCGCTTCCAGGTGGAGGGGGAGTCCGAACAGGGGGAACCACCGCTGGGTGTCGAGGAAGCAGTGGAACCCCGTGATCCGGCCGTCTGAGATCTCCAGCACCTGCACCGCCCAGGGGGTGAAACCGCCCTTCTCCTCGTCCGGCTTGTAGTGCGCGAAGCCGGGCAGCCCGTTGGCCTGGACCGGCAGCAGCCGGGAGCCGGCGCAGGAGGCGCCCAGGGTGGTCATGAAGCCGGTGATGTCGGCGGGGCCGCGCAGCCACAGGTCGAACGGCGGCATCGTCATGACGGCGTCCTCGTGGAGCAGCGCCGTGAGCGCCGTCATGTCGTAGCCCTCGAAGGCCTTCACGTAGCGCTCGAGGAGTTTTCGCTGCTCCTCGTCCAGCGGGTCGGAGACCGAGCCCTCGGCGCCCGTCTCCGCGCGCTCGGCGAGCGTGGCCCGGGCCCGCTGCAGCGCGCTGTTGACCGAGGCGACCGAGGTGTCCAGCAGTTCGGCGACCTCGCTCGCCCGCCAGGCCAGCACCTCGCGCAGGATCAGCACCGCCCGCTGCTTGGGCGGCAGTTGCTGCAGCGCCGCCATGAACGCCAGCCGGATCGACTCCTTGGCGACGGCCGCCTCCGCCGGGTCGTCCTCCGTGGGCAGCACGCGCGCGTCGGGCATCGGCTCCAGCCAGGTGTGGTCGGGGCGCGGGGCGAGGGCGGCCCGGGCGAGCGGGGTCGCCTCGGTCAGGTCCATCGGACGGGCCCGCTTGTTCCCGGCCGTCAGCATGTCCAGGCAGACGTTGGTCGCGATCCGGTAGAGCCACGAGCGCAGACTGGAACGCCCCTCGAACTTGTCGTGACTCCGCCAGGCGCGCACCAGGGTGTCCTGCACCGCGTCCTCGGCCTCGAAGGAGGAGCCGAGCATGCGGTAGCAGTACCCGGTCAGTTCGGTCCGGTGCTTCTCCAGCGCGACCTCGAGGTCCGCCGTCGCCGTGCCGTCGCCCATCGTCCACCCACCCCTGTGGCCGTCCTGTCGGCGCGCCTTCGCGCCCCAGCACTCCGGAAGCTACCGCAGCCCACTGACAACGGCCCCCCGAGTACGGAAATGCCCAGCTCGGACCGGTTGCTTCCGGGGCTGACCGGCGTGGGTCAGTGCGCCGCCACCGGCTCCCGGCGGGTCGCGAACCGGGCCGCCCGGGACCCCAGCACGGTGATCGTCACCACGCCCAGGACGGCGCACAGGCCCACCGTGACCGTGCCGCCCCAGCCGCCCGCGTGGAAGGCCATGGCGCCCACCGTGCTGCCGACGCTGGAGCCGATGTAGTACGCCGACTGGTAGAGGGCCGAGGCCTGGGCGCGGCCGTGGGAGGCCGTCCGGCTCACCGCCGAGGAGGCGACCGCGTGCCCGGCGAAGAAGCCCGCCGTGACGAGGACCAGGCCCAGCAGCACCAGGGGCAGCGAGGGCGCCAGCGACACCAGCAGGCCCGCCGCCGTCGTACCGCCCGCCAGGTAGAGCGCGCCCCGGCGGCCGAGGCGGCCCACCAGCCGGCCCGCCGTCGACGCCGACACCGTGCCCACCAGGTAGACCAGGAAGATCGAGCCGACGATGCCCTGCGGCAGCGAGAAGGGCGCCTCCGTCAGGCGGTAGCCGATCACCGTGTAGACGCCGCCGAACACCGTCATGAACAACGCGCCGATCGCGTACAGGCGCCGCAGCAGCGGGTCGGAGAGATGGTCGCGGACCGTGCCGAGCAGCACCCGGGGCCGCAGCGAGCCGGGCGTGAAGTGGCGCGGGGCCGGCAGCAGCAGCCGGAACGCCACCGCGCAGACCACCGCGACCCCGCCGATCACACCGACGGCCGCGCGCCAGCCGCACTCCTGCGCCACCCAGCCGGTGATCACCCGGCCGCTCATCCCGCCGACGCTGTTGCCCGCGACGAACAGGCCGATCGCCGTGACCAGGGCCTTGGGCCTGACCTCCTCCGCCAGATAGGCCGTAGCGGAGGCGGGCAGGCCGGCCAGCGCCGCGCCCTGCACCGCCCGCAGCACCACGAGGGCGCCGAGGGAGGGGGCGAAGGGCACCAGCAGACCGACGCCCACCGCGACCGCCAGCGAGGCCGTCATCACCGTACGGCGGCCGAAGCGCTCCGACAGCGCGCTCATCGGCAGCACGAACAGCGCCAGCCCGCCGGTCGCGGCCGCGACCGTCCAGCTCGCCTCGCTCGCGGGGACCCCGAACTCACCGGAGATCAGCGGCAGCAGGGCCTGGGTGGAGTAGAGGAGGGCGAAGGTCGCGACCCCGGCGAGGAAGAGGGCGAAGCTCATCCGGCGGTAGCCGGGGCCACCCGGGGCCAGGCGGGAATCGGCGGAACGGACGGACACGGCGGCGCCCACGACGGTGGACGCCCCGGTACTGGCGGGAGACATGCCTCGAAACTACGGACGGCCTCACTCATCCGTCCAATGCATGGATTCGCCATAATCGTTCCCATGGCGCATCAGCAGAGCTCACAGGCTCGGCTGTCACCGTCCGGTGACACAGAAGACATCACGGCGACGGCGCTGCTGCTCGCGCCCCGGCTCGCGTACTTCGCCGGTGTCGCCCGCACGGAGCACGTGACCAGGGCCGCCCTGGAGATGAACGTCCCGCAGTCGACCCTCTCCCGCGCGATGGCCCGGCTCGAACAGGACCTCGGCGTCGACCTGTTCGCCCGGCACGGCCGCACGGTCTCCCTCACCCCGGCCGGCCGCACCTTCCTCGCCTCCGTCGAGCGCGCCCTCGCCGAGGTGGAGCGCGCCGCCGAGGAGGTACGCGCCGACGCCGACCCGGCCACCGGCAAGGTCGCCTTCGGCTTCCTGCACACCATGGGCGCCGAGACCGTCCCCGGCCTGCTGCACGCCTTCCGCGCCGACCACCCGCGCATCCGGTTCAGCCTGGTCCAGAACTACGGCGAGGCCATGCTGGAGCGGCTGCGGGCGGGCGAGCTCGACCTGTGCCTGACCTCGCCGGTGCCCGACGCCCCCGACCTGGTGGCGCGCCGCCTGGACGAGCAGAAGCTGCGGCTCGTCGTCCCCGCCGACCACCGGCTCGCCGGGCGCCGCCGGATCCGCCTGGCCGAGGCGTCCGACGAGACGTTCGTGACCCTGGAGCCGGGCTACGGCCTGCGGCGGATCACCGACGACCTCTGCCGCGAGGCCGGCTTCAAACCCCGCATCGCCTTCGAGGGCGAGGAGGCGGAGACCCTGCGGGGCCTGGTGGCGGCGGGTCTCGGGGTGGCCCTGCTGCCGCCGCCCACCGTGCCCAGGCCGGGGGTCGTGGAGCTGACGGTCACCGCGCCCCGGGCGGCCCGGGAGATCGGCGTCGCCTGGCTGGCGGACCGCCCGGACACCCCGCCGGTGGCCGCCTTCAAGAAGTTCCTGCTGTCCCGGAGGGGGAGCCTGCTTCCCTGAGGGGGACCCTGGGCCGTGTCCGTGAAGTCCCGCCTGCCCCACGACGCCCGGCACGCACTCTCGCCGCACCGGGCGAAGCCCCGAGTACATCCGGTACAAGGGACTCCGCCCGGCACCCCGAGAGCACGCACCGGACGCCGCGAGGCCCGCCCTCCGGGCGGACGACGGGACTTCACGGACACGACCTAGTGCGTCCGGCCCAGCATCTCCCGCAGCCGCCGTACGTCCCGCAGCCGCCGCTCGTACGTCGCGCCGACGGCGAGCAGCAGCAGTCCGGCGGAGGCGAAGGGCACCCAGCGGGGGAGGGCGTCGGCGACCTGGACCAGGTAGGGCGCCAGCTCGTGCACCGTGTCCAGCACGAGCACCCCGCCGCCCAGCAGCAGCGGCGCCCGCAGCCGGTGCCGGGCGCCCAGCAGGGTGACCACCAGCGCCGCCGCGCCCACCAGCCACGGCCGGGTGGGGTGGGCGTCGGTCCAGGCGGCCGCCAGGCTCGGCACGAGCGTGGCGGCGAGCCCCGGACCGTACGCCGCCCAGGAGGACGCCTGCGGATCCCGGCGCCGGCGCAGGGCGCCGATCACGAGCGCCGGGACGGACACCGGCACCGTGTACGCCTCCGGTGCCGTGACGTCCCAGGCCGCGAGGCGCACCCAGGCGGCCAGGGCGAACAGCGCGGTGGCCGCGTAGGCGGCGGGGCGGCGGTCGGCGCGCACGGCCGTCGCGGCGACGATCACCGCGGACAGGGACAGCGCCAGGGAGAGCATCGCGGGATCGGTGCCCGTCAGCCCGACGGCCAGGAGCCCGGCGGCCGCACCCGTCGCCTCCACCGCCACGGTCGTGCGCACGTCCGTGGCCCGGGCGGCGAGCAGCGCCGCCACGGCCGGCACCACGAGCACGAGCAGCGCGGCGTGCTGCGGCGCCCAG
Above is a genomic segment from Streptomyces collinus Tu 365 containing:
- a CDS encoding cytidine deaminase, whose protein sequence is MTAPADVDWEALRAEAREAMSHAYAPYSGYPVGVAALVDDGRTVTGCNVENASYGLGLCAECGLVSQLQRTGGGRLTHFTCVDGEGALLVPCGRCRQLLYEFGGPELLLDTPAGVLALSEMLPQAFGPGHLTK
- a CDS encoding thymidine phosphorylase encodes the protein MAMDAISVIRSKRDRGELTDEQIDWVIDAYTRGEVADYQMAALNMAILLNGMNRREISRWTAAMIASGERMDFSSLSRPTADKHSTGGVGDKITLPLAPLVAACGAAVPQLSGRGLGHTGGTLDKLESIPGWRALLSNEEMLHVLDTTGAVICAAGDGLAPADKKLYALRDVTGTVEAIPLIASSIMSKKIAEGTGSLVLDVKVGSGAFMKTIEDARELAATMVGLGTDHGVKTVALLTDMATPLGLTAGNALEVRESVEVLAGGGPADVVELTVALAREMLDAAGVKDADPAKALADGSAMDVWRRMIAAQGGDPDAELPTSKEQHVVKAPSSGVLTRLDAYDIGVAAWRLGAGRARKEDPVQAGAGVEMHAKPGDTVTAGQPLLTLHTDTPERFDYALQAVEGSYDIAAPGTDFTASPVVLERIA
- a CDS encoding Uma2 family endonuclease, with product MSALTVSQDPDQNWDDLVRYWEEMEWPEGSKVEIIEGIITVSPAPAFRHNVIAARIQRRLYSVIPEDWEIFQTLAIAVPSRLGMLIPDLVVTPVPERLGAESHIPAALAELVVEVTSRSNAGHDRVSKPAAYATAGIPLYLLVDPWAPGGPTATLYGEPKGEVYRTLSAVKFGDPVKLPEPFDLTIDTGEFPVD
- a CDS encoding AEC family transporter encodes the protein MQGVLSGFAVIAVVIGVGYVLGRRGTLGDQGAAVLTGLAFTVAGPALLFTTLAKADLSVLFSARLLVTALSTAVVCGLFAAVGALGRWGVGRTTVGALCSGYVNSGNLGIPIAAYVLGDASLVAPVLLFQVVLVTPVALTVLDLSGTGRKGTVWRRLLTPLRNPIAVGSLSGVLVSAAGWRLPGPLMSPLTLIGNMSVPAALLAFGMSLHGNALPGRGRDRRPVLLSVALKSVGQPLVAWLLAEGVFALHGATLLDVVVTSALPAAQNLFTYASRYRVAESLARESILLSTVVSVPVLVGVAAVLG
- a CDS encoding STAS domain-containing protein, coding for MSYGPPAGLPHVDAKTPPVLMLAGPVTRVEVPGWCDEVRSLLCGTGARVVVCDTGGLGPPGLGAVDLLARLELAARRAGGRIRLRDPDPALLGLLDLVGLRFQVEGESEQGEPPLGVEEAVEPRDPAV
- a CDS encoding sigma-70 family RNA polymerase sigma factor, with translation MGDGTATADLEVALEKHRTELTGYCYRMLGSSFEAEDAVQDTLVRAWRSHDKFEGRSSLRSWLYRIATNVCLDMLTAGNKRARPMDLTEATPLARAALAPRPDHTWLEPMPDARVLPTEDDPAEAAVAKESIRLAFMAALQQLPPKQRAVLILREVLAWRASEVAELLDTSVASVNSALQRARATLAERAETGAEGSVSDPLDEEQRKLLERYVKAFEGYDMTALTALLHEDAVMTMPPFDLWLRGPADITGFMTTLGASCAGSRLLPVQANGLPGFAHYKPDEEKGGFTPWAVQVLEISDGRITGFHCFLDTQRWFPLFGLPLHLEAEPDEVQQAE
- a CDS encoding MFS transporter, whose protein sequence is MSPASTGASTVVGAAVSVRSADSRLAPGGPGYRRMSFALFLAGVATFALLYSTQALLPLISGEFGVPASEASWTVAAATGGLALFVLPMSALSERFGRRTVMTASLAVAVGVGLLVPFAPSLGALVVLRAVQGAALAGLPASATAYLAEEVRPKALVTAIGLFVAGNSVGGMSGRVITGWVAQECGWRAAVGVIGGVAVVCAVAFRLLLPAPRHFTPGSLRPRVLLGTVRDHLSDPLLRRLYAIGALFMTVFGGVYTVIGYRLTEAPFSLPQGIVGSIFLVYLVGTVSASTAGRLVGRLGRRGALYLAGGTTAAGLLVSLAPSLPLVLLGLVLVTAGFFAGHAVASSAVSRTASHGRAQASALYQSAYYIGSSVGSTVGAMAFHAGGWGGTVTVGLCAVLGVVTITVLGSRAARFATRREPVAAH
- a CDS encoding LysR family transcriptional regulator; the protein is MAHQQSSQARLSPSGDTEDITATALLLAPRLAYFAGVARTEHVTRAALEMNVPQSTLSRAMARLEQDLGVDLFARHGRTVSLTPAGRTFLASVERALAEVERAAEEVRADADPATGKVAFGFLHTMGAETVPGLLHAFRADHPRIRFSLVQNYGEAMLERLRAGELDLCLTSPVPDAPDLVARRLDEQKLRLVVPADHRLAGRRRIRLAEASDETFVTLEPGYGLRRITDDLCREAGFKPRIAFEGEEAETLRGLVAAGLGVALLPPPTVPRPGVVELTVTAPRAAREIGVAWLADRPDTPPVAAFKKFLLSRRGSLLP